The genomic segment TTGCTAAACACAATTTTCCCGTACAATTCTGGACAATCATTTTATTTGTAAAACTATTTTGAAGTGTTTTTTGTGCAGTTTGAAAATATTTATGTTGAATTTCAAAAGGGTACGAAGGACAGAGACAAATTACAATGTTCTTTATCTAAAAATAAAAAAGGAGCACTATGGAAAACTTTCATAATTGAACTTTTTCAGCTATTACATAGTTTTAATAATTTTGTTTTACAAAGCCAAATTAAACTTGGTGAAAGGCAGCTCATCATATTGCCATTTTCTTTCTTTGAACTCTACAGCGACACCAACACTACAGTCTTACCAAACCTTGGAGTCATCCTTGCATGACCATGTAACACTTGTCAAGCTACCAATGCAAACTCTCAGCACAGTACGCCATTAGTGTAGCCTACTGTGCATCATAGCATCAATGACATTTTATGAGCTGTTAGAAGCCCTCCAGGCATACAGTCTGACATCTGGCATGAGAATACTGTACAATTTTCAGTGAAGCATTACCCCCATTTTGTAggtctgatttaaaaaaaaacacaacgACCAAAGACTCCATTTGGAATTAAAGAGTGGCTGGATGCTATCTAACGTATAATTCTCAGGGTTAATAGGTTAATTTACTTTGGTGTTGATATAATTTATATACATTTTATTTGGACCTTGTAAAAAGATGAGGCTTTACACTTTTTGTATGGCAGTTTTCATATATACTCATTGAATTGAGCTTTGCTTGATCGTAACACTTAATAATTGTAATGGTCTTGAAAAAATGTAATGGATAGCTGAATCGAGAGTGTGGAATGTGGACATATGAGGTGATTTCAGTATACAAAATAGTATTGCATGGCTCTAGTCATGTTTTTGCATTTCCTTTGATGCTTATGTGAGTATTAAGACTTTTGTTAAATGTAAAAGTAACATTTtagtaaaaaaatgttttcatgttatcATATTTTGATCTATATACTGTTTTCTTATCAACAGTTCTGTAAACATAATTCcttattttattgtgttttatAGTGTACACCCTGTAGTATCTCAATATTGCTGTCATTCTGTTAATCATCAGTCTGTCAAGCTTATTTCATTTTAACTAATTTTATTGCAGTTTTACTTTTCTTTACCTATGGGCATACTATGGATCTATATATCCCTAACCTATATTGTACTAACCTAATATCTGTTTCTTTTAGCATGCAGGGCTATTGTTGATGAGCTCAATTATTCAATCAGTCAGATTGATCCAAAGAAGACCATCCATGTGGGAGCGTTCAAACTCAACCCTGATGGGAGCCTGACTGATAGAAAGGTAGCTACCTCAGTAAAAGCTTGTTTCCAAAGTGCACTCCACTGAAGTGAAACATCTCATGGTACACATACGGCTATTGATTGAACTTCCTGGAAATATAATATTTTCTGAATTTAGAGATTGGATAGATGCATATTTATACTTAAAATACTTGACAAAACATAGGCTAGGCCTAGTGGTTTTAAAGTAGTTCCTGGTTTCCTGTAGCCTCGCAAGCAACCTGATCTCGTGAGCTTACATGAATGTTCGCTGCGCATCGGTAATCAGTCTGGTAAGTACGAGGCTCGATTTCCTGGATCTCGTACCTTGAGAAATGGAATTGAGTGTATTGTGAAATATCCCGGCTGAAGAAAATAAGAAAAGTAAGATCAGGATGTAATATAATTTCAGTTTGTGTCGTTGTAAGCATTGGTAACTGCTTTATTACAGTGTTTCACCTACATTTCCTAAATCAGAAGCTTGCTTATTGGTTAATTCTCTGGAACGTAGGGGAAATTCAAACAACTGTATTTTCCTCTTTTCCTAACCAAGCATTGTTGTAATGTGAAGAGGTCAGGCCTTGTAGTGTTCGTGACATATCCCTAGTGTCCAGGGACTGTCATTAGCTGGTCAGCTCACCTATTGATCTCAGGGGTTAATCCCCTTTTGGTGGTAATTGATATCTAATAACGTGGTGTTTATTTAGCTAGGCTGATTTATGTTTTCATCTCCCCCGTAGccatttcaagttaactttcaagTAAAAGGGATTATGATATTTTCTAATATGACAACTCCAGTTCTCTCATTCCATATTGGTTTGAATGTAATCAAACATTCCATAGGCAAGGTATTAAACATTTGAGTTGTCTTGATCTTCTCTTGACACATGAGAATAATTTTGGACATCAGATTGTCTCATTCCTTCCTGTTCATTATGCTCAATCTATGGATCAGCTGTGTATGTCATATTCACAGACTCTCATTAAGTGTTTTCTAAAAGAGGATTAGTTTGAAAATAAATGCTAATTACAGTTCCTATACCCCTGTGAGTCTTGTTCATATTCCATTCCTTTTGCCCTCAAGTTGTGGGGGTGTGCCTCAGCATTACCCCTGTTGTTGTTAGTAGAGagagagtaataataataatataatatgccatttagcagacgcttttatccaaagcgacttacagtcatgcgtgcataattttttttttgtgtatgggtggtcccggggatcgaacccactaccttggcgttacaagcgccgtgctctaccagctgagctacagaggaccacagagagcGTATGAATGCAATGATATAGCTCAACGATAATTACTGAATCAAAATGAATTTTCGCAAGAGAAGAGTTAAGTATTGACTTAAGTCGTTTGGTATTACTGTGCTCTGAACAGTAAGCACACTGACCTttaaggggcaatcagcagttgctacatccatttttggacttataaattaatgatatgtacccattttgattcttgaaaaatataacataaaaatgcctcatgagcttagttgaaCTGGCGTAACTTATCAGAACCCCAAAtaaaagcttgttttactccaatgtttagaaacaaaGTAAATTTAAACAAACACTTTATCCTCAACATGGttaactataattttgatatcatggatggtcaggtCGTGCATCCATAgctttgtctatgaatttgagtgattacatttctccagccccatccctcagctttttacttaAACAGAGGCGGGGaaaacactttgttattgtttcaattgctGATTGGCCGTTTAAGTGAAACGGCCAACAGACAGTGATGGCTGATCAACTTCTGTACCAACTACCCTATGGaagtgtaggcctacctgttgcaCTAATCAATGGCTTGTTTTGACTTCTGAGCATAAATCCAAGAAACCCTCCCCCACCCCACCGGCATTTGACCCTGTCTGAATCAAGGAGGGAGGGGTGTCCAAGCTTAGATTCCATCATAGGAGATTAGCTGGTCTTAAATCTCCTTTGCTCTCCAGCAACCAGTGGGGCTCCCTGAAGGCAAGGTTCACACCACAATGTTAAAACTACAACAATGAATCATTAAGCCAAAGACATTGAACTTAATAAGTTGATGGAAGTTATTGTCTTACCTTTTTCTGTAAATATATAGagtttttattaaatgtattCATTCTCAATGAATAGCTTTTAATGATTCTGGTTGGACCATGGAAAAACATTGCTGTCACTCTTAATTAAATTACATTTCTAGATTGTCATGATAAAGGTatgctaccgttcaaaagtttgggatcacttagaaatgtccttgttttcgaaagaaaagcaatttttttgttcattaaaataacatcaaattgatcagaaatacagtgtagacattgttaatgttgtaaatggctattgtagctggaaatggctgattaaaaaaaaaaaaaaaggaatatctacagtggggagaacaagtatttgatacactgctgattttgcaggttttcctacttacaaagcatgtagaggtctgtaatttttatcataggtacacctcccctcaatatggtgcagtcgtcctgtcccctttgcagaaaagcatccccaaagaatgatgtttccacctccatgcttcacggttgggatgttgttcttggggttgtacgcatccttcttcctccaaacacgccgagtggagtttagaccaaaaagctctatttttgtctcattagaccacatgacctcccattcctcctctggatcatccagatggtcattggcaaacttcagacaggcctggacatgcgctggcttgagcagggggaccttgtgtgcgctgcaggattttaatccatgacggcgtagtgtgttactaatggttttctttgagactgtggtcccagctctcttcaggtcattgaccaggtcctgccgtgtagttctgggctgatccctcaccttcctcatgatcattgatgccccacgaggtgagatcttgcatggagccccagaccgagggtgattgaccgtcatcttgaacttcttccattttctaataattgcgccaacagttgttgccttctcaccaagctgcttgcctattgacctgtagcccatcccagccttgtgcaggtctacaattgtatccctcaTGTCCTTACacagggagtagtacacagcgttgtacgagatcttcagtttcttggcaatttctcgcatggaatagccttcatttctcagaacaagaatagactgatgagtttcagaagaaagttatttgtttctggacattttgatcctgtaattgaacccacaattgctgatgctccagatactcaactagtctaaagaaggccagttttattgcttctttaatcagcacaacagttttcagctgtgctaacataattgcaaaagggttttctaatgatcaattagccttttaaaatgataaacttggattagcaaacacaatgtgccattggaacacaggactgatggttgctgataatgggcctctgtacacctatgtagatattccataaaaaaatcagccgtttccagctacaatagccatttacaacatttaacaatgtctacactgtatttctgatcaattggatgttattttaatggacaaaaaaattgcttttctttcgaaaacaaggacatttctaagtgaccccaaacttttgaacggtagtgtacatactgtGGCAATCGCTTTTCTGAAGACTATAGTAACATTACACATTGTTGTAAATAGTGGCATTTAATAGGttctagtttttatttatttgtgttttCATTGGTCCCTATTATTCTCACAAGAAATTGAAAGCCCCTTTCCTCAGTGTTACGATAATGGATGTTTTTCCAATGGGAATTCAATGGAGAATAGCATCCCTGAGAAGCCTTTTCTCTGCCAGGCCTGCCTAGTCCCCTCCTCATTCTTCAGGAAATATGTGATTGACGGGTCCCTTTCAAACCCCTCAGACTGGTAAGGAAGGAATTTAATTCCACAACATTTTCAGGATTGCTTGATAAGGATTCTGCTTGAGGTTGGGCTTTTTAATGCTGGACGTTTTGttctattttaatttttttatatatatttttttacatttaaggtAGATGTTTCTTACCAACTAAGTCAAGATCTCGTCATACATGTTCATAAAATAGACCAAtggtgtaaaaaaatatatatatatatatatatatatatatatatatatatatatatagaaattaAGAATAGCAAAATTGCATGTTTGCATTTTTGGACAAATAATTGCTGTAATGGTTGAATGCAGTGCACATTTGATATTCcactttgtttgttttttgttttgcaaTAACTTATTAGTTAACAGTTCAACGTTAATGTTGAAGTCGTCAAACCTTTGTTTTCTTTGATAGACCATCCTCAATGTTAACTATTTATCTCTCTGTACATTCAATTAGCTTCCTGCCCCTTACATTGAAAAAGGAGAGAAATATGTGGCAGGGTTCAGGCAGTTCCCTGAGACCTTTTTATCTTTTTTGTGAGCAGATGGCGGTGAGCCACGGAAGCCCCTTTGTGTCACTAAGAGTCAGATATAAATATAAAGGAGGAGGGGGAAATGCTTCTGTAATGTAATCAGTGGGTCCGGAAGGGTCCATACTGAGGCTGAAAGGGGACAATAGGGTCAGGGATATATCTACATTGCACAAAATCCAGTTCATCGGCAATATGCCCCCCTTCCCCTTGCCCAGCATCTTTTGACCAGGATTGACAAGGAGAACTTCCTGCTTTGATCATtggagggtggaggagatgaACCACCAAAAGAGACCAAAGGATGAGACTGAACTGTTTACCCTGCACTTGGCTGCTGTTTAGGCCTCCCCCTGCTCCTTAACTCAGCCCCCCTCCCCGGCCCTTTCACTGCTCCCAGTcaccctttcccctctctccttccgggGAGGCCATGGGGGCGGGAGCATAGTGCACCTTGACCTGTCTAGACACTATTGCATGTTTTGTCCTGTTTCCAAGGGGAAGGGGTATACTTCTACAGGTTAAAAGTCATAGTTCCATCATAGGGGAAGTAAGGGTTGTTTGTGTGATAGGAATAGTAGTTAGGGGTCACCAACATGACCCAGACGGATCCTAAGCAACGTCATAGAACTGGACTCAATTAAGTTTAATTTATATAAAacctgatttatttattttttccttcTACTTTTGTGTCTTTTTATCCACCAGGTCCCTCTTGCTAGATCTGAGACCAACTTGAGTGAGCTTCTGGATGGAGTTTGTGGTAGCATGAGTGACTATGCTCTTCATGTGGACCCAGACACCAAGAAAAAGCAATACAAAAGATTTGCTCCAAGAAGTTCTGATGCCGGGGATTTTCCTGATTTTAATAATTTCAAGTTTGATGGCCCAGAGGGATCCAATGCCCTAAAATTTGCGGTTAGTTTGGCAATAATTGATTAATTTACTCACAtattaatgtatatatatattttttcagttatGCTATAGGTCATGCTTTCATACTTCAACATTCAGATTAGTATGTGAAGTAGCTAAGTTATTTCCTATGTTCTGCATGTCCATATACTTAAAGTCTTTCAAAAGTGAATAGAGATATTGGTTGCAGAGGGAAACTGCTTCTTATGTTGAAGCTTCACCTCGGTTAACCCAATTTAATTTTGAAAGCACAGAATTCAATGTAATGCCTTGGTTGTTGATATCACAGCTATTATTATCTGAAAATCCAGTTACATTCTTGATAATTGTGGCCGTAACTTTAAACCGTACATTGATATAGTTTTTCCACTTTACTTATGACCTTTTTTGTTAAGGTATATTGCATGCACCATAGTCTGTAATATAGAAAGACACAATTGAAATGAGAACAAGAAATCTGGAAATATGTGTATTAGAGCTTGCATTTTTAATTGtcattattataattatatatatttttacagttATTACAGTGTAACATTCAGTGTTGAAGTTTTTCAGTCTGGATACGTGCCAGGGCTGTACATTATTTTAACCCAAAATGCAGACGATAACGTATTTTCCTTTGTTCCTTTACAATTATCTTAAGGTCTTGCATGTAAATTTGCACATATTTAAGATCAAGTTAGGCACCACATGCAAGAAATCTTATGATGCGCAAAGATGCGTGTGTGGAATCGCCACCTTGGAATCGTGTTGCCTATCTATGTTACATGAGTCATCCAAGATGGCTGAACAGCATGGCGAGAGGACAAATGGCAGTCTCACTCACTTCCGTGCCCATTATTGTGTGAAACTACATGCTTGTGAACCTCTCATGTGCGGAGGACCTGGTGGTGCGGTCTGTTGTGTGGTAACCTATCCCCTGTCTTCTGTTACAGTGTGAAAGCATTGTGGAGGAATTTGAAGATGATATCATCTCTCTTTTTGCCAAAGAGACAGACCATGTGGTTGACAAGTTATGCAATGAAGTATCAGGTACGGTTTCAGACATTTTGTTGTTTCTCACTCACCAGGCCTCCTGTTTTCCCCTTACTGCATAGATACTAACTAGAACTATGTTATTACTCACATCATTACCCAAATGTATAACACCATTGGGTTTTGATAAGCTTTTTtatatgaatttatttaaatgacTTGCAGTGATTATTTGTTCATAAAATAGTATCTGTATCTTTGTAAAGGATAGAGTACAGATGCCATGCAAATACTCAATTTGGTTATCGTAACATTTTAATATCGCAGTTTTTTTATGGCGCTACCCCAAACATGTTTAGATGAGTACCGTGTGTACCTACCAGGGAATACAAACATGTTTAGATGAGTACCGTGTGTACCTACCAGGGAATACAAACATGTTTAGATGAGTACCGTGTGTACCTACCAGGGAATACAAACATGTTTAGATGAGTACCGTGTGTACCTACCAGGGAATACAAACATGTTTAGATGAGTACCGTGTGTACCTACCAGGGAATACAAACATgatcacttttgtttattatgcATCCTAAAACAGAATATGAAAATGGATACATCCAGACAACTACCATTTATTACAGCTCTATTTGTAGTGTCATGATTTCCCCCTTACGTAACTGTCGTCTTTGATCCGCCATTTTGTTTCAACCCTGTTAAGTGAGGGTTCTGA from the Coregonus clupeaformis isolate EN_2021a chromosome 14, ASM2061545v1, whole genome shotgun sequence genome contains:
- the LOC121580947 gene encoding protein canopy-1, which codes for MAAWIIKVALMAMSILIETTEGKKDKVLYCSACRAIVDELNYSISQIDPKKTIHVGAFKLNPDGSLTDRKVPLARSETNLSELLDGVCGSMSDYALHVDPDTKKKQYKRFAPRSSDAGDFPDFNNFKFDGPEGSNALKFACESIVEEFEDDIISLFAKETDHVVDKLCNEVSDHCKGTKFQSDEL